In a single window of the Pseudomonas entomophila genome:
- the yghU gene encoding glutathione-dependent disulfide-bond oxidoreductase yields MSKHPYVPPKVWTHEAPSGGQFASINRPVAGPTHDKDLPVGKHPLQLYSLATPNGVKVTILLEELLALGHTGAEYDAWLIRIGEGDQFGSGFVGVNPNSKIPALLDRSVEPPVRVFESGSILLYLAEKFGALLPTSLAARTETLNWLFWQMGSAPYLGGGFGHFYVYAPEKFEYAINRFTMEAKRQLDVLDRRLAESAYLGGDEYSIADIAVWPWYGQLVRGNLYGAAEFLAVHEYPHVQRWADAIAQRPAVQRGTRVNRTWGDEASQVPERHSATDITAL; encoded by the coding sequence ATGAGCAAGCACCCTTACGTCCCGCCCAAGGTCTGGACCCACGAGGCCCCCTCAGGCGGCCAGTTCGCCAGTATCAACCGCCCGGTGGCCGGCCCGACCCACGACAAGGACCTGCCCGTGGGCAAGCACCCGCTGCAGTTGTACTCGCTGGCCACCCCCAACGGCGTGAAGGTGACCATCCTGCTCGAAGAATTGTTGGCCCTCGGCCATACGGGCGCCGAATATGACGCCTGGCTGATCCGCATCGGCGAAGGCGACCAGTTCGGCAGCGGCTTCGTCGGGGTCAACCCGAACTCGAAGATCCCCGCCCTGCTCGACCGCAGTGTCGAGCCGCCGGTACGGGTGTTCGAGTCCGGCTCAATCCTGCTTTACCTGGCCGAAAAGTTCGGCGCACTCCTGCCCACGTCGCTGGCTGCGCGTACAGAGACGCTCAACTGGCTGTTCTGGCAGATGGGCTCGGCGCCCTACCTGGGCGGCGGTTTCGGCCATTTCTACGTGTATGCGCCGGAAAAGTTCGAGTACGCCATCAACCGCTTCACCATGGAAGCCAAGCGCCAGCTCGATGTACTCGACCGCCGCCTGGCCGAAAGCGCCTACCTGGGCGGTGACGAATACAGCATTGCCGACATTGCCGTGTGGCCCTGGTATGGCCAGCTGGTGCGCGGCAACCTGTACGGCGCGGCCGAGTTCCTGGCGGTGCACGAGTACCCGCATGTGCAACGCTGGGCCGACGCCATCGCCCAGCGTCCCGCGGTGCAGCGCGGCACCCGGGTCAACCGCACCTGGGGCGATGAAGCCAGCCAAGTGCCAGAGCGGCACTCGGCAACAGACATCACGGCCCTTTGA
- a CDS encoding iron-containing redox enzyme family protein — MANLAQEVPAFTAPSFLAITPTALGQVRLNARQWFFRLVNQEERHGLLELVWTQVTQRLAAYRDTGTLQAAVVDQPSRALQQRLRADYPALIPDNARKRHFYFQHAPLFKVMGGWLDGVTSIAHAWRADSGQLLKIHALMVGGGYPQRSQSRLFDQAAQRVGMAVAEVFSHRFCDDPAIEDAAFELPVFLLALACFPRALHAETLGVNLALCDYVDQLNALREGDTALFGQPQATAYHGMAVSALDLFLQRASVADSARVATGYRCALAMIEAHERQLAQVLADPQRFNEHAAMVTLIDRLGLHGCGYHQRGQLAGEPIDQWLAPATFCPHATVKALADSRYVRPGQPTRSALLNIIGKPTGSMFGVFSSDDIAVVERWISTLAPTAEHSTASTEGPPPTPVAVTLCDQALAQAKRLALRKYRHLPLRALYPLFLQIDQAPDALPTARAFADAWLARHRLGLRREGLPFSPYSHEALAQWLEAQHARQVQSYRPLVGAPEETREEIIADALSLAPLTLIDGAWLRQVVAPASVTTPIGALLYRTLIDELGQGDSALHHGNIYQQLLASMGQEVGSFVEPGFAAAHHFEEDDLRVPVFWLAISLFPQRYQPETLGLNLAMELSGVGGEYRRSADVLRHYGFSALFTDLHNTIDNVVSGHTAWAIEAIRQHLDDALQRGGEQEQARHWERIWVGYRALSPPSGSPLQWVKDRLHSIRHTLTQRRGTP, encoded by the coding sequence ATGGCCAACCTGGCGCAGGAGGTGCCTGCGTTCACTGCACCCAGCTTTCTGGCGATCACGCCGACAGCACTCGGGCAGGTGCGACTGAACGCCCGGCAATGGTTCTTCAGACTGGTCAACCAGGAAGAGCGGCATGGCTTGCTGGAGCTGGTCTGGACGCAGGTGACGCAGCGCTTGGCGGCGTATCGCGACACCGGCACGCTGCAAGCGGCCGTAGTCGACCAGCCATCGCGAGCGCTTCAACAGCGCCTGCGGGCCGACTATCCCGCGCTGATCCCCGATAACGCGCGCAAGCGTCACTTCTATTTCCAGCACGCGCCCTTGTTCAAGGTGATGGGGGGCTGGCTCGATGGTGTGACCTCGATCGCCCACGCCTGGCGAGCGGACAGCGGCCAGTTGCTCAAAATCCATGCGCTGATGGTCGGCGGTGGTTATCCGCAGCGTAGCCAGAGCCGGCTGTTCGACCAGGCGGCGCAGCGTGTGGGCATGGCCGTGGCCGAGGTGTTCAGCCATCGTTTCTGCGACGATCCCGCCATCGAAGACGCGGCATTCGAGCTGCCGGTGTTCCTGCTGGCCCTGGCCTGCTTCCCGCGGGCGCTCCATGCCGAGACGCTGGGCGTCAACCTGGCCCTGTGCGACTACGTCGACCAGCTCAATGCCCTGCGCGAAGGCGACACAGCGCTGTTTGGGCAGCCGCAGGCAACGGCCTACCATGGTATGGCCGTGTCCGCGCTCGATCTCTTCCTGCAACGGGCATCGGTGGCCGATAGCGCCCGGGTTGCCACCGGTTACCGCTGCGCACTGGCGATGATCGAAGCCCACGAGCGGCAATTGGCCCAGGTGCTGGCCGACCCACAGCGCTTCAATGAGCACGCCGCCATGGTCACCCTCATCGACAGGCTGGGGCTCCACGGCTGCGGTTACCACCAGCGGGGACAACTGGCGGGTGAGCCCATCGACCAGTGGCTGGCGCCGGCGACCTTCTGCCCCCACGCCACGGTCAAGGCATTGGCCGATTCGCGCTATGTCCGGCCGGGCCAGCCGACGCGCAGCGCGCTGCTGAACATCATCGGCAAACCCACCGGCAGCATGTTCGGGGTGTTCTCCAGCGACGATATCGCGGTGGTCGAGCGCTGGATCTCGACACTGGCACCTACCGCCGAGCACTCGACGGCAAGCACCGAGGGCCCCCCGCCCACGCCTGTGGCCGTGACCCTGTGCGACCAGGCATTGGCCCAGGCCAAGCGGCTCGCCTTGAGAAAGTACCGGCACTTGCCGCTGCGGGCCTTGTATCCCTTGTTCCTGCAGATCGACCAGGCGCCCGATGCGCTGCCGACGGCGCGCGCTTTCGCAGATGCCTGGCTGGCACGGCACCGGCTTGGCCTGCGCCGCGAAGGCCTGCCGTTCAGCCCATACAGCCACGAAGCCCTGGCGCAGTGGCTGGAGGCGCAGCATGCGCGCCAGGTACAGAGTTATCGCCCCTTGGTCGGCGCCCCCGAGGAAACCCGCGAGGAAATCATCGCCGATGCCTTGAGCCTGGCCCCCCTGACCCTGATCGATGGCGCCTGGCTGCGCCAGGTGGTGGCCCCTGCCAGCGTCACCACACCGATCGGCGCCTTGCTCTACCGCACGCTGATCGACGAACTGGGGCAGGGCGACAGCGCACTGCACCACGGCAACATCTACCAGCAGTTGCTGGCGAGCATGGGCCAGGAGGTGGGCAGCTTCGTCGAACCGGGCTTCGCCGCGGCGCACCATTTCGAGGAAGACGACCTGCGGGTGCCGGTGTTCTGGCTGGCCATCTCGCTGTTCCCGCAGCGCTATCAACCGGAAACCCTGGGCTTGAACCTGGCCATGGAGCTGTCGGGCGTGGGCGGCGAGTACCGGCGCTCCGCCGACGTCCTGCGCCACTATGGTTTCAGCGCGCTGTTCACCGACCTGCACAACACCATCGACAACGTGGTCAGTGGCCACACCGCCTGGGCCATCGAGGCGATCCGCCAGCACCTGGACGATGCCCTGCAGCGCGGTGGCGAGCAGGAGCAGGCGCGGCACTGGGAGCGGATCTGGGTGGGTTACCGCGCCCTGAGCCCACCTTCGGGGTCGCCGTTGCAGTGGGTCAAGGACCGCCTGCACAGCATTCGCCATACACTCACTCAACGACGAGGTACGCCATGA
- a CDS encoding restriction endonuclease — translation MSKHESICLDFTEIPPSRPPSSDVSAFEKFAREFFVTLFDAQVIKTVGRGADNGADLVLKVGDERWLVSCKHYQGGSVPRSVETSPLGDMQQWGCQRFIGFYLPEASDGLVTRLRQTEENCPEFRHEIFDNRVIERHLISSTSADGWLLAKRWFPRSYAKISRSLVYPITHYNHGDIISEPGSTRIEGIPTRIWFNQDNPVAAQEAAQALIAHANELETGRAYSSLFLEHIRNFALMCPGAFLRYSGTEDKDVNIRGLAPSWDMALVRRLCLGQNRHALENLCLVWSMWGHGLACRVYRFARYWLDGDIDAQQALGVMYVEELEALLVAFEQDELIKPKARRLDHDLSFAHVAACGQTLERGYYAALMCFSPGKLYGHLSRERALVRSAIRHGEQDLLQSAIWAVAQTYEMSDWHYIVQKSPTLEELLVSINVIDHDYLTHARAQAAGLRCLSEPLLSVWEPEGSVDRQLAMALGFMPDQD, via the coding sequence ATGAGCAAGCACGAATCGATCTGCCTCGACTTCACCGAAATTCCGCCGTCGCGGCCGCCTTCGTCGGACGTGAGTGCGTTCGAGAAGTTTGCCCGCGAGTTCTTCGTCACATTGTTCGATGCACAGGTGATCAAGACGGTGGGGCGCGGGGCAGACAACGGTGCTGACCTGGTGCTGAAGGTGGGCGATGAGCGTTGGTTGGTCAGTTGCAAGCACTACCAGGGTGGCAGTGTTCCTCGCAGCGTAGAGACGTCGCCACTGGGGGATATGCAGCAGTGGGGCTGCCAGCGGTTCATCGGCTTCTATCTGCCAGAGGCTTCGGACGGATTGGTGACCCGATTGAGGCAGACCGAAGAAAACTGCCCCGAATTCCGTCACGAAATCTTCGATAACAGAGTCATCGAGCGCCACCTGATCTCCAGCACCAGCGCGGACGGCTGGTTGCTGGCCAAGCGTTGGTTTCCGAGAAGTTACGCGAAGATCAGCAGGTCGCTGGTCTATCCGATCACCCATTACAACCACGGGGACATCATTAGCGAGCCGGGTAGTACCCGCATCGAAGGCATCCCCACGCGAATCTGGTTCAACCAAGACAATCCTGTCGCCGCGCAGGAGGCTGCGCAAGCACTCATTGCCCACGCCAATGAGCTGGAAACGGGGCGTGCCTATTCCAGTCTGTTCCTTGAACACATACGCAATTTTGCCTTGATGTGCCCAGGTGCTTTTTTGCGTTATTCGGGAACTGAAGACAAGGACGTGAATATCCGGGGGCTTGCCCCGAGCTGGGACATGGCGCTGGTGAGGCGGCTGTGCCTTGGGCAAAACCGCCATGCGCTGGAAAACCTGTGCCTGGTCTGGTCAATGTGGGGCCACGGCTTGGCCTGCCGGGTCTATCGTTTCGCACGCTATTGGCTGGATGGGGATATCGACGCACAGCAGGCGCTGGGGGTGATGTATGTCGAGGAGCTTGAGGCCCTGCTTGTCGCCTTTGAGCAGGACGAGCTGATCAAGCCAAAGGCCAGGCGCCTGGATCACGACTTGAGCTTCGCCCACGTGGCGGCATGTGGGCAGACACTCGAGCGCGGTTACTACGCGGCACTGATGTGCTTCAGCCCTGGCAAGTTGTATGGCCACCTGTCACGGGAGAGGGCACTGGTACGGTCAGCGATCCGGCATGGGGAGCAGGATCTGTTGCAGTCCGCGATCTGGGCTGTTGCGCAAACATACGAGATGAGCGACTGGCACTACATCGTCCAGAAATCCCCGACATTGGAGGAGCTGCTGGTGTCGATCAACGTCATCGACCATGACTACCTGACCCACGCCAGGGCCCAGGCAGCAGGGCTGCGCTGCCTGAGCGAACCGCTGCTGTCGGTCTGGGAGCCTGAAGGCAGTGTTGACCGGCAGTTGGCCATGGCGTTGGGTTTCATGCCGGATCAAGACTGA
- the quiC gene encoding 3-dehydroshikimate dehydratase QuiC, which translates to MQRSIATVSLSGTLPEKLEAIAAAGFDGVEIFENDLLYYAGSPREVQKMCADLGIAITLFQPFRDFEGCRRDRLHKQLDRAERKFDLMQELGTDLVLVCSNVQPDALGDEQLLVDDLRLLAEHAGNRGLRIGYEALAWGRHVNTYQQAWNLVRQADHPALGVILDSFHTLSLKGDPRAIRDIPGDKIFFVQMADAPLLAMDVLEWSRHFRCFPGQGELNLAGFLAPILATGYRGPLSLEIFNDGFRAAPPRQNAADGLRSLLYLEEKTRRQLEHEARQVEPGVLFAPPAASTYGGVEFLEFAVDEAVGARLGVWLKRLGFAEAGEHRSKAVRLLRQGDINIVLNAEAYSFAHNFFEAHGPSLCATALRVKDGQAALQRATAYRGQPFRGLVGPNERQIPAVRAPDGSLLYLVEQEAHGQTIYDSDFHLAPGVQGTGGLQRIDHMALALPAEALDSWVLFYKSLFDFTADDEVVLPDPYGLVKSRALRSPCGTLRVPLNISENRNTAIAHALSSYRGSGVHHIAFDCDDIFREVVRAKEAGVPLLEIPLNYYDDLAARFEFDDEFLSELAYYNVLYDRDAQGGELFHVYTEPFEERFFFEIIQRKGGYAGYGAANVAVRLAAMAKRRSERPRPVL; encoded by the coding sequence ATGCAGCGTTCGATTGCCACCGTGTCCCTCAGCGGCACCCTGCCGGAAAAGCTCGAAGCCATCGCCGCCGCGGGTTTCGACGGCGTCGAGATCTTCGAGAACGACCTGCTGTACTACGCCGGCAGCCCGCGCGAGGTGCAAAAGATGTGCGCCGACCTCGGCATCGCCATCACCCTGTTCCAGCCTTTCCGTGACTTCGAAGGCTGCCGCCGCGACCGCTTGCACAAGCAGCTCGACCGCGCCGAGCGCAAGTTCGACCTGATGCAGGAGCTGGGCACCGACCTGGTGCTGGTGTGCAGCAACGTGCAGCCCGACGCCCTGGGCGACGAGCAACTGCTGGTGGACGACCTGCGCCTGCTCGCCGAACATGCCGGCAATCGCGGCCTGCGTATCGGCTACGAGGCCCTGGCCTGGGGCCGCCACGTCAACACCTACCAGCAGGCCTGGAACCTGGTACGCCAGGCCGACCACCCAGCGCTGGGGGTGATCCTCGACAGCTTCCACACCCTGTCGCTCAAGGGCGACCCCCGGGCCATCCGCGATATCCCCGGCGACAAGATCTTCTTCGTGCAGATGGCCGACGCGCCGCTCCTGGCCATGGACGTGCTGGAGTGGAGCCGGCATTTCCGCTGTTTCCCGGGGCAGGGCGAGCTGAACCTGGCCGGTTTCCTCGCACCGATACTTGCCACCGGCTATCGCGGCCCACTGTCGCTGGAAATCTTCAACGATGGATTTCGCGCGGCGCCGCCCCGGCAGAATGCCGCGGACGGCTTGCGCTCGCTGTTGTACCTGGAGGAGAAAACCCGCCGCCAGCTCGAGCACGAAGCGCGGCAGGTGGAACCGGGCGTGCTGTTCGCGCCGCCGGCGGCCAGCACCTACGGCGGCGTGGAGTTCCTCGAGTTCGCGGTCGACGAGGCGGTGGGCGCGCGGCTCGGGGTGTGGCTCAAGCGCCTGGGTTTCGCCGAGGCGGGCGAGCACCGCAGCAAGGCGGTGCGCCTGCTGCGTCAGGGCGACATCAACATCGTGCTGAACGCCGAAGCCTATTCCTTCGCCCACAATTTCTTCGAGGCCCATGGGCCGTCGTTGTGCGCCACCGCCTTGCGGGTGAAGGACGGCCAGGCGGCCTTGCAGCGCGCCACCGCCTACCGGGGCCAGCCCTTCCGTGGCCTGGTCGGCCCCAACGAGCGGCAGATCCCTGCAGTGCGCGCGCCAGATGGCAGCCTGCTGTACCTGGTGGAGCAGGAGGCTCACGGCCAGACCATCTACGACAGCGATTTTCACCTTGCGCCGGGCGTACAGGGCACAGGTGGCCTGCAACGGATCGACCACATGGCCCTGGCCCTGCCGGCCGAGGCGCTGGACAGCTGGGTGCTGTTCTACAAGAGCCTGTTCGACTTCACCGCCGATGACGAGGTGGTGCTCCCCGACCCCTATGGCCTGGTCAAGAGTCGCGCGCTGCGCAGCCCGTGTGGCACGTTGCGGGTACCGCTGAACATCTCCGAGAACCGCAACACTGCCATTGCCCACGCGCTGTCCAGCTACCGGGGCTCGGGGGTGCACCATATCGCCTTCGACTGCGACGACATCTTCCGCGAAGTGGTGCGGGCCAAGGAGGCCGGGGTGCCGTTGCTGGAGATCCCGCTGAACTACTACGACGACCTGGCGGCGCGGTTCGAATTCGACGACGAGTTCCTCAGTGAGCTGGCGTATTACAACGTGCTGTACGACCGCGACGCCCAGGGCGGTGAGCTGTTCCACGTGTACACCGAGCCGTTCGAGGAGCGTTTCTTCTTCGAGATCATCCAGCGCAAGGGCGGTTATGCCGGGTATGGCGCCGCCAATGTCGCGGTGCGCCTGGCGGCGATGGCCAAGCGGCGCAGCGAACGCCCGCGCCCAGTCCTGTAG
- a CDS encoding TonB-dependent receptor, whose amino-acid sequence MSRFNKLHTLAACLAVSLPALADDHQGAPLTLPSTAVTETREPSAIDLATPTQAGSRLNLSALETPASTSSISAEQILQRNNLTVQDAVTRSPGITFIGTPGDGGTGLSARGFSGQGSVMTLFDGARLYTGAGTLTFPVDPWMVERIDVLRGPASVLYGEGATGAVVNVIPKKPFAGEIHNRLRLGYGSWDRQQLGLDSGGSLSERLSYRVTLNKQEGNGWVDRTDSRNLSLSAALRFDASDDLSFTLAHERGDAEPANYFGTPLIDGHYRDSLRKKNYNVQNDVQRYHDEWTRLTTDWTLSDTVSASNLLYYIKSRRHWRNAEDYTWNADEGLLQRGSYLEIKHNQEQLGDRQSFTFDHGLFGLASKTVVGVEYNKIRFNVDSNAPYNDDGVDLVDPWNPAPSGFHSASPLRPQNLSTTHTVALFAENRTQLTERLSLVTGVRRDQNHIDRDNLIDGSRSDVSLRGGNWRAGLVYALSDDLSVYGQYSTSEDGVGNLISLSQKQMDFDLTEAKQTEFGVKQRFWDGQGEWTLAAYHIVKKKLLVYDPASKTQQQAGQQTSDGLEASLELALGNQWQLSANAALVRAKYDEYLQSTAQGVMDRAGNRPANVPRRTANLWLSKGFGQTLDAGVGLRYVDERYASVDNEQAVPGYTVVDANLGWQVLPDVRLGLQVNNLFNRDYVVSAHSGEQWLLGAPRSYFATVDYSF is encoded by the coding sequence ATGTCCCGATTCAACAAGCTTCACACCCTGGCGGCCTGCCTGGCCGTCTCGCTCCCGGCCCTGGCCGACGACCACCAGGGTGCCCCGCTCACCCTGCCCTCGACGGCGGTCACCGAGACCCGCGAGCCCTCGGCCATCGACCTGGCCACCCCGACCCAGGCCGGTTCACGGCTGAACCTCAGCGCCCTGGAAACCCCGGCCAGCACCAGCAGCATCAGCGCCGAGCAGATCCTGCAACGCAACAACCTCACCGTGCAGGACGCCGTGACCCGCTCCCCGGGCATCACCTTCATCGGCACCCCCGGTGATGGCGGCACCGGCCTGTCGGCGCGCGGTTTCAGCGGCCAGGGTTCGGTGATGACACTGTTCGACGGCGCGCGGCTGTACACCGGCGCCGGCACCCTGACCTTCCCGGTCGACCCGTGGATGGTCGAGCGCATCGACGTGCTGCGCGGCCCGGCGTCGGTGCTGTACGGCGAAGGCGCCACCGGCGCGGTGGTCAACGTGATCCCGAAAAAACCCTTCGCCGGCGAGATCCACAACCGCCTGCGCCTGGGCTACGGCTCGTGGGATCGCCAACAGCTGGGGCTGGACAGCGGCGGCAGCCTGAGCGAACGCCTGAGCTACCGGGTCACCCTCAACAAGCAGGAAGGCAACGGCTGGGTCGACCGCACCGACTCGCGCAACCTGTCGCTCAGCGCCGCCCTGCGCTTCGATGCCAGTGACGACCTGAGTTTCACCCTCGCCCACGAGCGTGGCGACGCCGAGCCGGCCAACTACTTTGGCACGCCGCTGATCGACGGCCACTACCGCGACAGCCTGCGCAAGAAGAACTACAACGTGCAGAACGACGTGCAGCGCTACCACGACGAGTGGACGCGCCTGACCACCGACTGGACGCTCAGCGACACGGTCTCGGCCAGCAACCTGCTGTACTACATCAAAAGCCGCCGCCACTGGCGCAACGCCGAGGACTACACCTGGAACGCCGATGAGGGCCTGCTGCAACGGGGCAGCTACCTGGAGATCAAGCACAACCAGGAGCAGCTCGGCGACCGCCAGAGCTTCACCTTCGACCACGGGCTGTTCGGCCTTGCGAGCAAGACCGTGGTGGGTGTCGAGTACAACAAGATCCGCTTCAACGTCGACAGCAACGCGCCCTACAACGACGACGGCGTCGACCTGGTCGACCCATGGAACCCGGCACCGAGTGGGTTCCACAGCGCCTCACCGCTGCGCCCGCAAAACCTTTCCACCACCCACACCGTCGCGCTGTTCGCGGAAAACCGTACCCAGTTGACCGAGCGCCTGTCGCTGGTCACCGGCGTGCGCCGCGACCAGAACCACATCGACCGCGACAACCTGATCGATGGCTCGCGCAGCGACGTCAGCCTGCGCGGCGGCAACTGGCGCGCCGGGCTGGTCTATGCGCTCAGCGACGATCTGTCGGTCTACGGCCAGTACTCCACCAGCGAGGACGGCGTCGGCAACCTGATCAGCCTCAGCCAGAAACAGATGGACTTCGACCTCACCGAGGCGAAGCAGACCGAGTTCGGCGTCAAGCAGCGCTTCTGGGACGGCCAAGGCGAATGGACCCTGGCGGCCTACCACATCGTCAAGAAGAAGCTGCTGGTCTACGACCCGGCCAGCAAGACCCAGCAGCAGGCCGGGCAGCAGACCTCCGACGGCCTGGAGGCCTCGCTGGAACTGGCGCTGGGCAACCAGTGGCAGCTGTCGGCCAACGCCGCGCTGGTGCGGGCCAAATACGACGAGTACCTGCAAAGCACGGCGCAGGGGGTGATGGACCGTGCCGGCAACCGCCCCGCCAACGTGCCGCGGCGCACCGCCAACCTGTGGCTGAGCAAAGGCTTCGGTCAGACGCTGGATGCCGGCGTGGGCCTGCGTTATGTAGATGAGCGCTATGCCAGCGTCGACAACGAACAGGCCGTGCCGGGCTATACCGTGGTGGATGCCAACCTCGGCTGGCAGGTGCTGCCGGACGTGCGTCTCGGCCTGCAGGTGAACAACCTGTTCAACCGCGACTACGTGGTTTCGGCCCACAGCGGCGAGCAATGGCTGCTCGGCGCGCCGCGTTCGTACTTCGCCACGGTCGACTACAGCTTCTGA
- a CDS encoding MFS transporter, which yields MARTSSQAKKATASGWIGSALEYYDFFIYAQAAALIFPQIFFPSTDPKMAIIASLATYGVGYLARPVGAFVLGHWGDTRGRKNVLLLCMFLMGLSTMAVGLLPTYHDIGLLAPALLVLLRLVQGFAVAGEISGASSMIMEHAPFGRRGYYASYTLQGVQAGQVMAAAVFLPLAYFMPSEAFNEWGWRIPFLMSALVLLAGFIIRKEVHETPAFVQEEQQDKVAKSPISEAFRHSWKHMVLVMFMALMNVIPVVATIFGAAYAVQPAYGVGFDKSVYLWIPVVGNIVAVLVIPFVGNLSDRIGRRPTMIAGCLGSGLLAFVYLYAISIHNVPLAFAASIVMWGMVYQGYNAVFPSFYPELFQTRYRVSAMAIAQNVGTMLTAMLPALFATVAPPGSDNIPLVVGGLAFFITCVCAFAAYLAPETHRLAMEDLGNPQATPMAQEAYEANRKGNLKAFGH from the coding sequence ATGGCCCGCACAAGCTCCCAAGCCAAGAAAGCCACCGCCAGCGGATGGATCGGCTCTGCCCTCGAGTACTACGACTTCTTCATCTATGCCCAGGCCGCGGCGCTGATCTTCCCGCAGATCTTCTTCCCCTCCACCGACCCGAAAATGGCCATCATCGCCTCGCTGGCCACCTACGGCGTCGGCTACCTGGCCCGCCCGGTGGGCGCCTTCGTGCTCGGCCACTGGGGCGACACCCGCGGGCGCAAGAACGTGCTGCTGCTGTGCATGTTCCTGATGGGCCTGTCGACCATGGCCGTGGGCCTGCTGCCCACTTACCACGACATCGGCCTGCTCGCCCCGGCGTTGCTGGTGCTGCTGCGCCTGGTCCAGGGCTTCGCCGTGGCCGGCGAGATCTCCGGGGCCAGCTCGATGATCATGGAGCACGCGCCGTTCGGCCGCCGTGGCTACTACGCCAGCTACACGCTGCAGGGCGTGCAGGCCGGCCAGGTGATGGCGGCGGCGGTGTTCCTGCCGCTGGCCTACTTCATGCCGAGCGAGGCCTTCAACGAATGGGGCTGGCGCATTCCGTTCCTGATGAGCGCGCTGGTGCTGTTGGCCGGCTTCATCATCCGCAAGGAGGTCCACGAAACCCCGGCCTTCGTCCAGGAAGAGCAGCAGGACAAGGTCGCCAAGTCGCCGATCAGCGAAGCCTTCCGTCACAGCTGGAAGCACATGGTGCTGGTGATGTTCATGGCGCTGATGAACGTGATCCCGGTGGTCGCCACCATCTTTGGCGCGGCCTACGCGGTGCAGCCGGCCTACGGCGTGGGCTTCGACAAGAGCGTGTATCTGTGGATCCCGGTGGTGGGCAATATCGTCGCGGTGCTGGTGATCCCCTTCGTCGGCAACCTCTCCGACAGGATCGGCCGCCGCCCGACCATGATCGCCGGTTGCCTGGGCTCGGGCCTGCTGGCGTTTGTCTACCTGTATGCGATCAGCATCCACAACGTGCCACTGGCCTTCGCCGCCTCGATCGTCATGTGGGGCATGGTTTACCAGGGCTACAACGCGGTGTTCCCAAGCTTCTACCCCGAGCTGTTCCAGACCCGCTACCGGGTTTCGGCCATGGCCATCGCGCAGAACGTCGGCACCATGCTCACCGCCATGCTGCCGGCGCTGTTCGCCACCGTGGCACCGCCGGGCTCGGACAACATCCCGCTGGTGGTGGGCGGGCTGGCATTCTTCATCACCTGCGTGTGCGCGTTCGCGGCATACCTGGCGCCGGAGACCCACCGGCTGGCCATGGAAGACCTGGGCAACCCGCAGGCAACGCCCATGGCGCAGGAAGCCTATGAAGCCAACCGCAAGGGCAACCTGAAAGCGTTCGGGCATTGA
- a CDS encoding TetR/AcrR family transcriptional regulator: protein MRDSVAKPEVEGARKARKNNPEKTRENILQAAITEFVQQGLAGARVDAIAERTATSKRMIYYYFGSKEQLYVECLVKLYGDIRKTEQRLDLESLPAEQAIRRLVEFTFDHHDHNVDFVRIVCTENIHYGEYVKQSPVIREMSSLVLESLGRTLQRGVEEGVFRPGIEVIDLHMLMSAFCFYRVSNRHTFGDIFQIDLADEQIKLRHKQMIGDAVMRYIKA, encoded by the coding sequence ATGCGTGATTCGGTAGCCAAGCCTGAAGTCGAAGGGGCGCGCAAAGCGCGCAAGAACAACCCGGAGAAGACCCGCGAGAATATCCTCCAGGCCGCCATCACCGAGTTCGTCCAGCAGGGCCTGGCCGGCGCCCGGGTCGACGCCATCGCCGAGCGCACCGCCACCTCCAAGCGCATGATCTACTACTACTTCGGCAGCAAGGAGCAGCTGTACGTCGAGTGCCTGGTCAAGCTCTACGGCGATATCCGCAAGACCGAGCAGCGCCTGGACCTCGAGTCGCTGCCTGCCGAACAGGCGATCCGCCGGCTGGTGGAGTTCACCTTCGACCACCACGACCACAACGTCGATTTCGTGCGCATCGTCTGCACCGAGAACATCCACTACGGCGAGTACGTCAAGCAATCGCCGGTGATCCGCGAGATGAGCAGCCTGGTGCTGGAGTCGCTTGGTCGCACCCTGCAACGTGGCGTGGAGGAGGGCGTGTTCCGCCCGGGCATCGAGGTGATCGACCTGCACATGCTGATGAGCGCGTTCTGTTTCTACCGGGTGTCCAACCGCCACACCTTCGGCGACATCTTCCAGATCGACCTGGCCGACGAGCAGATCAAGCTGCGCCACAAGCAGATGATCGGTGACGCGGTGATGCGCTACATCAAGGCCTGA